One genomic region from Streptomyces sp. NBC_00457 encodes:
- a CDS encoding uracil-DNA glycosylase yields MASRPLHEIVEPGWAKALEPVAGRIASMGDFLRAEIAAGRTYLPAGPNVLRAFQQPFDDVRVLIVGQDPYPTPGHAVGLSFSVAPDVRPLPGSLINIFRELNTDLGLSQPSNGDLTPWTQQGVLLLNRALTTAPRSPGAHRGKGWEEVTEQAIRALAGRGKPLVSILWGRDARNLRPLLGTLPSVESAHPSPMSADRGFFGSRPFSRANDLLIQQGGQPVDWRLP; encoded by the coding sequence GTGGCATCACGACCCTTGCATGAAATCGTCGAACCGGGCTGGGCGAAGGCCCTGGAACCCGTCGCCGGACGGATCGCCTCGATGGGCGACTTCCTGCGCGCGGAGATCGCGGCGGGGCGCACGTATCTTCCGGCCGGACCGAATGTTCTGCGGGCCTTCCAGCAGCCCTTCGATGACGTCCGTGTCCTCATCGTGGGGCAGGACCCCTATCCGACGCCGGGGCACGCGGTGGGGCTGTCGTTCTCGGTCGCGCCCGATGTGCGTCCGCTGCCCGGCAGCCTCATCAACATCTTCCGGGAATTGAACACGGATCTGGGGCTGTCCCAGCCGTCGAACGGTGATCTGACGCCGTGGACCCAGCAGGGCGTGCTGCTGCTGAACAGAGCGCTCACCACCGCGCCGCGCAGTCCGGGCGCTCACCGTGGCAAGGGCTGGGAGGAGGTCACCGAGCAGGCCATCAGGGCGCTGGCGGGGCGCGGCAAGCCGCTGGTGTCCATCCTGTGGGGCCGCGACGCCCGCAACCTCCGCCCCCTGCTCGGCACCCTCCCCTCGGTGGAGTCCGCCCACCCCTCCCCCATGTCGGCCGACCGCGGCTTCTTCGGCTCCCGCCCCTTCAGCCGCGCCAACGACCTGCTGATCCAGCAGGGGGGTCAGCCGGTGGACTGGCGCCTGCCGTGA